TGAACTTTCACTATTACTTCGTCGTCCACCAGGTCGTGAAGCATACCCAGGTGACGTTTTCTACTTGCACTCCCGTTTACTTGAGCGTGCAGCTAAACTAAATGACGATTTAGGTGGCGGTTCTATTACTGCACTACCATTCGTTGAAACACAAGCAGGGGATATTTCTGCTTATATTCCAACAAACGTAATCTCGATTACGGATGGACAAATCTTCTTACAATCTGATCTATTCTTCTCTGGTGTTCGCCCAGCAATTAACCCGGGACTATCAGTTTCTCGTGTTGGTGGATCAGCTCAAATTAAAGCGATGAAGAAAGTTGCGGGTACGCTACGTCTTGACCTAGCTGCATTCCGTGAACTTGAAGCTTTCTCACAGTTCGGTTCTGACTTAGATGCGGCTACGCAAGCAAAATTAGACCGTGGTGTGCGTACAGTTGAAATTCTAAAGCAAGACCTAAATAAACCAGTTCCAGTTGAAATTCAAGTTACTGCACTTTATGCATTAACTCGTGGATTCTTAGATGATGTTCCTGTTGCAGATATTCTACGTTTCGAATCAGAAATTGCAACTTGGTTAGAATCAAACCACACAAATGTTTTAGAAACGATTCGTACGACAAAAGACCTTCCTTCTGATGAAGAGATGGCAGCGGCGATTAACGATTTCAAAAAGACTTTCGCTAAATCTGAGTAATTCAACATTTTGACGGTAGAAATGCTCGTTTTTAGTAGTGGCGATCATAGGGAGTTCAATCTCCCTACTGAATCAAGTTAATCTATACGAAACATATTGTTTATTCTAAAACAAAAAAGGTGGTGAATAACCAATGGGATCATTACGCGAAATTGAAACGCGCATAAATTCGACAAAGAAAACGAGTCAAATTACACGTGCGATGCAAATGGTTTCTGCTTCTAAACTGAACCGTGCAGAACTGAATGCGAAAGCTTTCGTTCCGTATATGGAAAAGGTACAAGAAGTAGCAGCTTCCATCGCTGCTGGAACAGACTCAGAACATCCAATGTTAAAGAGTCGTCCTGTAAAAAAGACTGCCTATATCGTCATTACTGCTGACCGTGGTCTTTGCGGAGGCTACAACAGCAATATGATTCGAAAAGTAGTGAACGTCATTGCAGAACGTCATACATCATTAGACGATGTAGTCATTTTTGCAATTGGCCGAAAAGGGTATGAGTTCTTCTCGAAGCGTGGTTATAACGTAATTGACAGTGTTCTCGGTGTTTCCGATCACCCGTCCTTTGCGGAAATTAAAGATATCGCTAATAAAGCTGTTGGTATGTTCACAGACGGTACATATGATGAACTTTATATGTACTATACGCACTATGTTAGTGCGATTTCCCACGAAGTTACGGAGGAAAAAGTGCTACCACTAACGGATATTGCAACTGAAGATACGGTGATTTCTTCTTATGAATTCGAGCCATCAGGCGAAGCAATTCTGGAAGTATTGTTACCGCAATACGCAGAAAGCCTTATCTTTGGGGCATTACTCGATAGTAAAGCAAGTGAACATGCTTCAAGTATGACAGCAATGAAAAACGCAACTGACAACGCAGGCGAGTTAATTGATGACTTAACGCTTCAATTCAACCGTGCACGTCAAGCAGCAATTACACAAGAAATTACTGAAATTATCGGTGGGGTAGCGGCGCTCGAATAAAGCGAGACGCCCCCATTTACAAATAAAGTACTCTTAGATAGAGACTTGTAAAACGGGATATATAGGTGGAAATAAAAAAGTAACATTTAATTTGGCTTATGACTCGAGCATCTGCCTCCTGAAGCTGGGAAAGCGTCCGCTCGGAAAGGAAGTCAATGTTTCAACTTATATAGTAAGACAGGAGGAAAAAACATGAACAAAGGACATGTTCTTCAAGTAATGGGTCCGGTTGTAGACGTTAAGTTCGATAACGGCCAGTTGCCTGAAATTTACAACGCACTGACTGTTGAAATTGAACGTCCAGGTGCAGAACCTGAACTGTTGACACTTGAAGTTGCAATTCACTTAGGTGACGATGCAGTTCGTACAATTGCAATGTCTTCAACAGACGGATTACAACGTGGTTCTGAAGTAACAGACAAAGGTGCTGCAATTTCTGTACCAGTTGGCGACATTACATTAGGACGCGTATTTAACGTACTCGGTGACACGATTGACCTAGCCGATGAAATTCCGGCATCAGAACGTCGTGATCCAATTCACCGTGAAGCACCGCAATTCGAAGACCTTTCAACAGAAGTTGAAATATTAGAAACAGGTATTAAAGTTGTAGACTTACTAGCTCCTTATATTAAAGGTGGTAAAATCGGTCTCTTCGGTGGTGCCGGTGTAGGTAAAACAGTTCTAATCCAAGAATTAATTAACAACATTGCTCAAGAACACGGTGGTATTTCGGTATTCGCAGGTGTTGGAGAGCGTACACGTGAAGGTAACGACCTTTTCTACGAAATGACAGATTCAGGCGTTATTGAGAAAACGGCAATGGTCTTCGGTCAAATGAACGAACCACCAGGTGCACGTATGCGTGTAGCATTATCAGGTTTGACAATGGCAGAATACTTCCGTGACGAACAAGGTCAAGACGTACTTCTATTCATTGACAACATTTACCGTTATACACAAGCAGGTTCTGAAGTTTCGGCACTACTTGGCCGTATGCCTTCAGCGGTTGGTTACCAGCCGACACTTGCTACTGAAATGGGACAGTTACAAGAGCGTATTACATCAACAAATAAAGGTTCTGTAACATCAATTCAAGCAATCTACGTACCAGCGGATGACTACACTGACCCAGCGCCAGCAACAACATTCGCTCACTTAGATGCAACAACAAACCTAGAGCGTAAACTTTCTGAAATGGGGATTTACCCAGCAGTTGACCCGCTCGCTTCTTCATCACGTGCACTAAGTGCCGAAATCGTTGGAGAAGAACATTACAATGTTGCACGTGAAGTACAAGGTACACTACAACGTTATGCAGAACTTCAAGATATTATCGCAATCCTAGGTATGGATGAGCTAAGCGATGAAGATAAACTTGTCGTTGGACGCGCACGTCGTATTCAGTTCTTCTTATCCCAAAACTTCCACGTAGCTGAACAGTTCACTGGACAAAAAGGTTCATACGTTCCAGTAGCGGAAACAGTAAAAGGATTTAAAGAAATTCTCGAAGGTAAATACGACCATCTTCCAGAAGATGCATTCCGTCTAGTTGGACGCATCGAAGAAGTAATCGAAAAAGCAAAACAAATGGGTGTAGAAGCCTAACTAACACAGCAGGACTCAATCCCTGCCGAATCAAATAAAGGCTTCAGGCAGTATCAAAATGGTACATTCCAGCTGCCGAAGCCTATTTGATTAGAAGGGACCAGGAGGGGAAATTAATATGAAGACATTACAAGTCAATATCGTCACTCCCGACGGCCCTGTTCTTGAAACTGAAGCAGATATGGTTATCGCAACGACTGAAACTGGAGAACTAGGTATTCTTCCCGACCATATTGCGATGGTTGCACCGCTTAAAATCGGTGGGCTTCGTGTTCAAAAAGGTGACTCAACTGATGTTGTAGCAGTTCACGGTGGTTTCATCGAAGTTCGTCCAGAAGTTGTCACTGTTCTTGCGTCAGCTGCAGAGACTGCTGATACGATTGATGTAGCGCGTGCTAAAATCGCAGAAAATCGAGCGAAGGCAAAATTGCAAGCGGAGAAAGACGAGAAAGAATTGCGTCTGGCTGAACTAGAATTGCAACGTGCTATCAACAGAATTAGAGTAGGCGAAGGTAAGTTTTAACTCATTTAGCAAGGCACACAGCCATAGCTAATTAAAGTTAAATTGTCGGGATCATGCATGGTGCATGATAAACAATTCATTTCTACGGACAGGGGGACATATTATCTTCTGTCCGTTTTTTTTAAGGAAAAAAGTTCATGTCCTATTAGGCATGAAATTGTGATATATTATGAAAGTGTGGGCATTGAAAACATAGAAGGTGATAAATGAATGAGCAGTATGTTTGGGTTCCAACCCCTATTAGCAATTTTTTCACATATCTTTTTTATTGGTGTTTCGTTTTATGCGCTTCAAGCGATTATGCCAGAAAAAATTATACGTAAGAATCGAGTATTTCAAGCACAAATTTTATTTATTTTTTTAAGTATTATGATGGGTTGGAGCGTATCAAATTTCTTTCTTGAGATATCCTATTGGTCAGGAAGGTTGCCAACACTTTTTCAATAAGAGATATGAACAAGTACAGTTTATTGCATTACTTGTTATCGCCACATGTATAATGGGCAAACTTGCAGGAACTATACACGTGGCGATGACAGGTAACCGGCAAAATAAAGTTTACTGTGAATCCTTTAGGGAATAAACAGTATAAACCGTGCAAGAATGACGAATATTGACACGAATTGCTAAAAGATTACATACCTTATAGTACATCTTACGTAAGTCAAACATAGGTCTTAAAATTCTTGTGAAGTGTATAAAAAAGCTGTACAATAAGAGGGATTTAATAAAAGAAAATCAACTTAAATGCACATTTAAATATACTTTATGGAGTTACAACTTAGAGTCGGAGGGACTATGAAATGGATAAAATTATTATTAAGGGCGGACGTAAGCTATCGGGTAATGTCCGCGTTGAAGGGGCAAAAAATGCTGTGTTGCCGGTATTGGCAGCTGCTTTACTCGCTTCTGAAGGGAAGAACGTTATTCGTGACGTACCCAACCTTTCAGATGTGACGACAATTAGCGCAGTATTGAAAAGTTTGAATGCAAAAGTAGAAACGGATGCAGACAATAATGAAGTAACCATTGATTCGGAAAGCACATTGTTTAGCGAAGCGCAATTTGAGTATGTACGTAAAATGAGAGCATCCATTCTTGTAATGGGTCCACTACTTGCCCGTAATGGCTTTGCACGTGTTGCGTTACCGGGCGGATGTGCAATTGGTTCACGTCCGATTGACCAACATTTAAAAGGGTTCGAAGCAATGGGCGCAGAAATTACATTCGGGCACGGTTTTGTAGAAGCGAAAGCTGAAAATGGATTAAAAGGTGCAAAAATCTATTTAGATTTCCCAAGTGTTGGTGCAACGGAAAACATTATGACAGCAGCTGCACTCGCAAAGGGCACAACCATTATTGAAAACGCAGCAAAAGAGCCTGAAATTGTAAACTTGGCAAACTTTATTAATGAAATGGGCGGTAAAGTTATTGGTGCTGGTACGGACTCCATCCGTATAGAAGGAGTATCTAAACTATATGGTACGACACATCATATTATACCTGACCGTATTGAAACAGGAACATTCATGGTGGCAGCCGCGATTACAGGCGGAGACATCATCATTGAAAACGCAGTTCCTGAGCATAATGCTGCGCTTATTTCGAAAATGGGCGAAATGGGCGTGAATATTGTCGAAGTTGATGAAGGTGTTCGTGTTTATGCGGAATATCCACTTAAATCCGTAGACTTAAAAACAATGCCGCATCCAGGCTTCCCAACAGATATGCAATCACAAATGATGGCACTGATGTTAACAGCCACTGGTACAGGTGTCATTACTGAAACCGTATTTGAAAACCGTTTTATGCACGTAGAAGAATTCCGTCGCATGAACGGCTCCGTGAAAATTGAAGGACGTTCCGTAGTGTTAGAAGGACCATCCAAATTACAAGGTGCAGAAGTTGCTGCAACGGATCTGCGCGCTGCTGCTGCGTTAATTCTTGCTGGATTAGCTGCAGAAGGTGTAACGCGTGTAACGGAACTATCCCATTTAGATCGCGGTTACGTTAATTTCCATCAGAAATTAGAAGCACTTGGCGCAGACATTGAACGTGTTTCTTCAGAAGTAAAAGAAGGAAAAAAATTCACACTTTCCAACTAATATGAATAATCCTTTTTTCTTTTGTAACAAGCACTTATTGTATATAAAATGATTCAATATCATAATTGAAGCAATTGATTTATACATTTATTGTGTCTTATCCTACCAGAGAAAATATCGTAAATACTATAGGAGAAGGTGGGCTTCTTCTATAGTCTATGCATGATAAAGCTATCGTCTTGTACGATAGCTTTTTTAATTGATAGGAAAACTTTACTTCTGAAAAAACTACTTTATAAGTCTGTACAATAATTTTGTTTTTATACATTAAAACCTACAATAATCTCCGAATAATATTGATTTCCGTTCCGGGCGGACGCTATTCCAGCTTCAGGAGGCAGATGCTCGAGTCATAAGCCAAATTAACTGCGTGACAAAAAGCGTCACTCCGTTAATTCGTCTTATGCTTATCGCATCTAACCGCCTCCTTCAGCTTTTATTATTTCCGTGGGGCGGGCGGTGAGCCAATCGCAAAACACAGATTGCGATTTGCCTTAATTTCTGCGGTTTTTGCTGAAATTAAGGCATCCTGTTGGATATTCCTGCTCATAACGCTTCGCTTTTACTCGCAAAAGCCGTTCTTCGTGACGGCTTTCGCTAGTCCCACCGGAGTCACCGCTCTCCACTCCAATCAACGAACATACCATATACCAAAACATTCAAGAGTATAAATTGACCCATTATAAATGAATAAAGTTTCTTCATTTTCATATAATCTACTATGAGAAAATTATGGATAGCACTTTCAATATTTGTTCTATTATTGTTTTTCTTTCCGTTACTCATCATTAAAGAATCTCCAAAACCCCAAGCTGAGCAAACAAAAAAGGAGGGGGGATACTGTCCATTTGAAATTACCGTTCAAGGGGTGGACAAGCCTTTCGCGCTAGAAGAATACGTAAAAGGAGTCGTTGCTGCTGAAATGCCAATAGCCTTCCATGAGGAAGCTTTGAAAGCCCAAGCGCTTGCAGCACGTACATACGCCCTTAGAACAACGGAGAAAGGAGTAAAGCCAATCGCTAAAGACGTTTCTGCTCAAGTTTTTTATACAGAAGCAGAGCGCAAGAAAAACTGGGGAAAAGAATTCAAGAAAAATGAAAAGAAAATTGACGCAGCTGTTCGTGCAACTGCAGGCGAAATCATCGTCTATGAAGATGAGATTATTTCGGCAATGTTCTTTTCAACTTCAAATGGAAAAACGGAAACAGCTCAAAATTACAGTGGCGCAGATGTTCCTTATTTACAAAGTGTTGACAGCGCAGGAGAAGAAGCGTTAACGCCAGTTTATAAAGAAGAAAACAAAATTCCTCTAGCCAAATGGAATGAAGCACTCGGTATGAACTGGGATGCGACGATGTTTGAGTCCCTCCAACTCATTCGTAACTCATCGGGACGCGTTCAAAAGATGGTCACGGACGGTTTTGAAAAAGAAGGTAGAGAGATTCGAGAGCTTCTTGGCCTCCGATCAACGGACTTTGATATTGCCTTCGACGTTACTAATAACCTTGTACTCATTGATACAGTCGGTTATGGACATGGAGTTGGGATGAGTCAATACGGAGCTGAGGCACTTGCCCAGCAAGGTTTAACGGCAAATGAAATCATTGCACACTATTATTTAGACACAGAAATAAAAAAAATATTAATAAATGATCCTGAATGTTTAAAAACACCTTAACTTGCAAAGAATGCAAGTGAGGTGATGATTATGAGAGAAGAAAAAAAATCTCCTTCTCAAAAGGACAAACAAACA
This window of the Sporosarcina pasteurii genome carries:
- the atpG gene encoding ATP synthase F1 subunit gamma, giving the protein MGSLREIETRINSTKKTSQITRAMQMVSASKLNRAELNAKAFVPYMEKVQEVAASIAAGTDSEHPMLKSRPVKKTAYIVITADRGLCGGYNSNMIRKVVNVIAERHTSLDDVVIFAIGRKGYEFFSKRGYNVIDSVLGVSDHPSFAEIKDIANKAVGMFTDGTYDELYMYYTHYVSAISHEVTEEKVLPLTDIATEDTVISSYEFEPSGEAILEVLLPQYAESLIFGALLDSKASEHASSMTAMKNATDNAGELIDDLTLQFNRARQAAITQEITEIIGGVAALE
- the atpD gene encoding F0F1 ATP synthase subunit beta encodes the protein MNKGHVLQVMGPVVDVKFDNGQLPEIYNALTVEIERPGAEPELLTLEVAIHLGDDAVRTIAMSSTDGLQRGSEVTDKGAAISVPVGDITLGRVFNVLGDTIDLADEIPASERRDPIHREAPQFEDLSTEVEILETGIKVVDLLAPYIKGGKIGLFGGAGVGKTVLIQELINNIAQEHGGISVFAGVGERTREGNDLFYEMTDSGVIEKTAMVFGQMNEPPGARMRVALSGLTMAEYFRDEQGQDVLLFIDNIYRYTQAGSEVSALLGRMPSAVGYQPTLATEMGQLQERITSTNKGSVTSIQAIYVPADDYTDPAPATTFAHLDATTNLERKLSEMGIYPAVDPLASSSRALSAEIVGEEHYNVAREVQGTLQRYAELQDIIAILGMDELSDEDKLVVGRARRIQFFLSQNFHVAEQFTGQKGSYVPVAETVKGFKEILEGKYDHLPEDAFRLVGRIEEVIEKAKQMGVEA
- a CDS encoding F0F1 ATP synthase subunit epsilon: MKTLQVNIVTPDGPVLETEADMVIATTETGELGILPDHIAMVAPLKIGGLRVQKGDSTDVVAVHGGFIEVRPEVVTVLASAAETADTIDVARAKIAENRAKAKLQAEKDEKELRLAELELQRAINRIRVGEGKF
- a CDS encoding DUF1146 family protein, yielding MSSMFGFQPLLAIFSHIFFIGVSFYALQAIMPEKIIRKNRVFQAQILFIFLSIMMGWSVSNFFLEISYWSGRLPTLFQ
- the murA gene encoding UDP-N-acetylglucosamine 1-carboxyvinyltransferase; this encodes MDKIIIKGGRKLSGNVRVEGAKNAVLPVLAAALLASEGKNVIRDVPNLSDVTTISAVLKSLNAKVETDADNNEVTIDSESTLFSEAQFEYVRKMRASILVMGPLLARNGFARVALPGGCAIGSRPIDQHLKGFEAMGAEITFGHGFVEAKAENGLKGAKIYLDFPSVGATENIMTAAALAKGTTIIENAAKEPEIVNLANFINEMGGKVIGAGTDSIRIEGVSKLYGTTHHIIPDRIETGTFMVAAAITGGDIIIENAVPEHNAALISKMGEMGVNIVEVDEGVRVYAEYPLKSVDLKTMPHPGFPTDMQSQMMALMLTATGTGVITETVFENRFMHVEEFRRMNGSVKIEGRSVVLEGPSKLQGAEVAATDLRAAAALILAGLAAEGVTRVTELSHLDRGYVNFHQKLEALGADIERVSSEVKEGKKFTLSN
- the spoIID gene encoding stage II sporulation protein D; this translates as MRKLWIALSIFVLLLFFFPLLIIKESPKPQAEQTKKEGGYCPFEITVQGVDKPFALEEYVKGVVAAEMPIAFHEEALKAQALAARTYALRTTEKGVKPIAKDVSAQVFYTEAERKKNWGKEFKKNEKKIDAAVRATAGEIIVYEDEIISAMFFSTSNGKTETAQNYSGADVPYLQSVDSAGEEALTPVYKEENKIPLAKWNEALGMNWDATMFESLQLIRNSSGRVQKMVTDGFEKEGREIRELLGLRSTDFDIAFDVTNNLVLIDTVGYGHGVGMSQYGAEALAQQGLTANEIIAHYYLDTEIKKILINDPECLKTP